The following proteins are co-located in the Pyxidicoccus trucidator genome:
- a CDS encoding J domain-containing protein has protein sequence MRPPPVVPPAAPRPPPTLAVGQVAPPVAPASQPPPRPGARPTVSLPAVAPSGSAPRPPSVAGSAVPPVAPAPPTAAMRVATVPPGVPGIPSVAPAVPGIAPMAPVPGIPPVAAARAPAGGVPSVAPMVPSIAPAIPSVAQRVPPPPPAAAMAPPPPPTESKGPGLDAHQLADLESRCARLDQMDYFEILLLERTAAPADIKKAFYRESRTYHPDRFFHIEARELKELVHELYKRVTEAYYVLRDDTKRKKYLADVTGPERAQKLRFTDASEAETKAAVKKEQEEQIGTHPKGRQFYAQAQKDSDGGNLSAAERNLKMALTYEPSNARYKERLAEVQKQLQEESKGKGDSFKIR, from the coding sequence GTGCGCCCGCCACCCGTGGTGCCCCCGGCCGCGCCCCGCCCGCCTCCCACGCTGGCGGTGGGCCAGGTCGCTCCGCCCGTCGCTCCGGCCTCGCAGCCACCGCCGCGTCCGGGAGCGCGTCCCACCGTCTCCCTCCCCGCGGTGGCGCCCTCGGGCTCCGCACCCCGGCCTCCGTCCGTCGCCGGAAGCGCCGTTCCACCCGTCGCTCCGGCCCCGCCCACCGCCGCCATGCGCGTGGCGACCGTGCCGCCTGGCGTTCCTGGCATCCCGTCCGTGGCCCCAGCCGTCCCCGGCATCGCGCCCATGGCCCCGGTGCCCGGCATCCCGCCCGTGGCCGCGGCCCGCGCTCCGGCCGGCGGCGTGCCCTCGGTGGCGCCCATGGTGCCGTCCATCGCCCCGGCCATCCCCTCGGTGGCGCAGCGGGTGCCGCCTCCGCCTCCCGCGGCGGCCATGGCCCCCCCGCCCCCTCCCACCGAGTCCAAGGGCCCGGGCCTGGACGCCCACCAGCTCGCGGACCTGGAGTCTCGCTGCGCGAGGCTGGACCAGATGGACTACTTCGAGATCCTGCTGCTCGAGCGGACAGCCGCTCCGGCGGACATCAAGAAGGCCTTCTACCGCGAGAGCCGCACCTACCACCCGGACCGCTTCTTCCACATCGAGGCCCGGGAGCTGAAGGAGCTCGTCCACGAGCTCTACAAGCGCGTCACCGAGGCCTACTACGTCCTGCGCGACGACACGAAGCGCAAGAAGTACCTCGCCGACGTGACGGGCCCCGAGCGTGCCCAGAAGCTGCGCTTCACCGATGCCTCCGAGGCGGAGACCAAGGCCGCCGTCAAGAAGGAGCAGGAGGAGCAGATCGGCACCCACCCCAAGGGGCGCCAGTTCTACGCGCAGGCCCAGAAGGACAGCGACGGCGGCAACCTGTCCGCCGCCGAGCGCAACCTCAAGATGGCGCTCACCTACGAGCCGTCCAACGCCCGCTACAAGGAGCGTCTGGCGGAAGTGCAGAAGCAGCTCCAGGAAGAGTCGAAGGGCAAGGGCGACTCGTTCAAGATTCGCTGA
- a CDS encoding OsmC family protein, with product MSQPQTPATGVVMTVVSQPQFKTQLTHGPSGTVAVTEAPRDNGGTGGSFSPTDMVGAALVSCAVTTMHLVASREGIALGEVRGRVEKRMTPPPRRIGELVLELQMPAGLTAEQRKRMEETAHGCPVARSLHPDVKLPLTFSYPD from the coding sequence ATGAGCCAGCCGCAGACGCCCGCCACGGGCGTGGTGATGACCGTGGTCAGCCAGCCGCAGTTCAAGACGCAGCTCACCCATGGCCCGTCCGGCACGGTGGCCGTCACCGAGGCGCCGCGTGACAACGGCGGCACCGGAGGAAGCTTCTCGCCCACGGACATGGTGGGCGCGGCGCTGGTGTCCTGCGCGGTGACGACGATGCACCTGGTCGCCTCGCGCGAGGGCATTGCCCTGGGCGAGGTGCGCGGGCGCGTGGAGAAGCGGATGACGCCGCCCCCGCGCCGCATCGGCGAGCTGGTGCTGGAGCTCCAGATGCCGGCGGGCCTCACCGCCGAGCAGCGCAAGCGCATGGAGGAGACGGCCCACGGCTGCCCCGTGGCCCGCAGCCTCCACCCGGACGTGAAGCTGCCGCTGACGTTCAGCTACCCGGACTGA
- the speA gene encoding biosynthetic arginine decarboxylase, translating into MPVNAPPHRWTLADAQELYGIRNWGNPYFGINEKGHVCVHPDGPQAPSMDLKELVDEVRRRGIGLPLLLRFTDVLRHRVVHLNEAFRKAMVDQGYKGDYRGVYPIKVNQHRYVVETLIEAGKAYNYGLEAGSKPELLAVMALLENEDALVICNGYKDEEYIETALFYSRLGRNVILVVEKPSELPLIAEVSRRTGIAPRLGMRVKLSTRGAGKWEASGGDRSKFGLSSSELMNCIGFMKETGMLASFELLHFHLGSQISNIRNVKNALREVGCFYVEVARQGAPLKYLDVGGGLGVDYDGSQTNFASSMNYTTEEYANDVVFGVMEACDRAGVPHPTLVSESGRAVVAHHAVLVVDVLGTSETDPAQVPDKVDEKAPSVVRNLWSTFREVTNKNLLEAWHDAQDAKEESLTLFSLGHLSLEQRVAAENIYWAICHKIMRIAKEAGEIPEELDSLEKALSDTYFCNFSVFQSLPDSWAIDQLFPMMPLHRLAEKPTRRATLADITCDSDGKIEHFIDKREVKDALELHALNNDDYYLGIFLVGAYQEILGDLHNLFGDTHAVQVSLAPNGGYLIDNVVAGDTVTEVLNYVSYTKDDLVAKLRKFTEVALRNGRISLDESRSLLRMYEDGLSGYTYLEREVDASYATNANQLRLVPQPNAAPGQRPTLPPSGT; encoded by the coding sequence ATGCCCGTAAACGCACCCCCGCACCGCTGGACCCTCGCCGACGCCCAGGAACTCTACGGAATCCGCAACTGGGGCAACCCCTACTTCGGCATCAACGAGAAGGGCCACGTCTGCGTCCACCCGGACGGGCCGCAGGCGCCCAGCATGGACCTGAAGGAGCTGGTGGACGAGGTCCGGCGCCGGGGCATCGGCCTGCCGCTGCTGCTGCGCTTCACGGACGTGCTGCGCCACCGCGTGGTGCACCTCAACGAGGCCTTCCGCAAGGCCATGGTCGACCAGGGCTACAAGGGCGACTACCGGGGCGTGTACCCCATCAAGGTGAACCAGCACCGCTACGTGGTGGAGACGCTCATCGAGGCGGGCAAGGCCTACAACTACGGCCTGGAGGCCGGTAGCAAGCCGGAGCTGCTGGCGGTGATGGCGCTGCTGGAGAACGAGGACGCGCTCGTCATCTGCAACGGCTACAAGGACGAGGAGTACATCGAGACGGCGCTCTTCTACTCGCGCCTGGGCCGCAACGTCATCCTCGTGGTGGAGAAGCCCAGCGAGCTGCCGCTGATCGCCGAGGTGTCGCGCCGCACGGGCATCGCCCCGCGGCTGGGCATGCGCGTGAAGCTGTCCACGCGCGGCGCCGGCAAGTGGGAGGCCAGCGGCGGAGACCGCTCCAAGTTCGGCCTGTCCTCGTCGGAGCTGATGAACTGCATCGGCTTCATGAAGGAGACCGGCATGCTGGCCTCCTTCGAGCTGCTGCACTTCCACCTGGGCAGCCAGATTTCCAACATCCGCAACGTGAAGAACGCGCTGCGCGAGGTGGGCTGCTTCTACGTCGAGGTGGCCCGCCAGGGCGCGCCGCTGAAGTACCTGGACGTGGGCGGCGGCCTGGGCGTGGACTACGACGGCTCGCAGACGAACTTCGCCTCCTCCATGAACTACACCACGGAGGAGTACGCCAACGACGTGGTCTTCGGCGTCATGGAGGCGTGCGACCGCGCCGGCGTTCCGCACCCCACGCTGGTGTCCGAGTCGGGACGCGCGGTGGTGGCGCACCACGCGGTGCTGGTGGTGGACGTGCTGGGCACCAGTGAGACGGACCCGGCCCAGGTGCCGGACAAGGTGGACGAGAAGGCCCCCTCGGTGGTGCGCAACCTGTGGTCCACCTTCCGCGAGGTGACCAACAAGAACCTGCTGGAGGCGTGGCACGACGCGCAGGACGCCAAGGAGGAGAGCCTCACCCTCTTCTCGCTGGGCCACCTGTCGCTGGAGCAGCGCGTGGCGGCCGAGAACATCTACTGGGCCATCTGCCACAAGATCATGCGCATCGCGAAGGAGGCGGGCGAGATTCCCGAGGAGCTGGACTCGCTGGAGAAGGCGCTCAGCGACACCTACTTCTGCAACTTCTCCGTGTTCCAGTCGCTGCCGGACTCGTGGGCCATCGACCAGCTCTTCCCGATGATGCCCCTCCACCGGCTGGCGGAGAAGCCGACGCGCCGGGCGACGCTGGCGGACATCACCTGCGACTCGGACGGAAAGATTGAGCACTTCATCGACAAGCGCGAGGTGAAGGACGCGCTGGAGCTGCACGCGCTCAACAACGACGACTACTACCTGGGCATCTTCCTGGTGGGCGCCTACCAGGAGATTTTGGGCGACCTCCACAACCTGTTCGGCGACACGCACGCCGTGCAGGTGTCGCTGGCGCCAAACGGCGGCTACCTCATCGACAACGTGGTGGCCGGCGACACGGTGACGGAGGTGCTCAACTACGTCAGCTACACCAAGGACGACCTCGTCGCGAAGCTGCGCAAGTTCACCGAGGTGGCGCTGCGCAACGGCCGCATCTCCCTGGACGAGTCGCGCAGCCTGCTGCGCATGTACGAGGACGGCCTGTCCGGCTACACGTACCTGGAGCGCGAGGTGGATGCGAGCTACGCCACCAACGCCAACCAGCTCCGCCTGGTGCCCCAGCCGAACGCCGCCCCGGGCCAGCGCCCCACCCTGCCCCCGTCGGGCACCTGA
- a CDS encoding CvpA family protein produces MVIDLTILGLVLFFAIIGAVTGASRQVANTVGLAAGYFASSRLGSLLGPRLADALGAPLFVGIILGSVLVFVCVWLTVRYALGALLMRFLGTGKHSEDRSVDRFLGFVLGGAKMALIAWVGLSAVTFFEKHVVVAGRRVGVSTKESLSFGLARRFNLFEMTQFSQVGNLVRVAKASGDPEAAGRLQEDPAYKALRKDPRFVRVLQDEQLKQALSRGDTAALLRNDLVLQLIQDPDVAARLRAAVRASERGD; encoded by the coding sequence ATGGTCATCGACCTCACCATCCTCGGCCTGGTGCTGTTCTTCGCCATCATCGGCGCCGTCACCGGCGCCTCGCGACAGGTGGCCAACACGGTGGGGCTGGCGGCGGGCTACTTCGCCTCCAGTCGCCTGGGCTCGCTCCTCGGCCCCCGGCTGGCGGACGCCCTGGGCGCCCCGCTGTTCGTCGGCATCATCCTGGGCTCGGTGCTCGTCTTCGTGTGCGTGTGGCTGACGGTGCGCTACGCCCTGGGCGCGCTGCTCATGCGCTTTCTCGGCACCGGCAAGCACTCCGAGGACCGGAGCGTGGACCGCTTCCTCGGCTTCGTCCTGGGCGGCGCGAAGATGGCGCTCATCGCCTGGGTGGGCCTCAGCGCCGTCACCTTCTTCGAGAAGCACGTGGTGGTGGCCGGCCGCCGCGTCGGCGTCTCGACGAAGGAGTCGCTGTCCTTCGGGCTCGCGCGCCGCTTCAACCTCTTCGAGATGACGCAGTTCTCACAGGTGGGCAACCTGGTGCGCGTGGCCAAGGCGTCCGGAGACCCGGAGGCGGCGGGCCGCCTCCAGGAGGACCCCGCCTACAAGGCGCTGCGCAAGGACCCGCGCTTCGTGCGCGTGCTCCAGGACGAGCAGCTGAAGCAGGCGCTCTCGCGGGGCGACACCGCCGCCCTGCTGCGCAACGACCTGGTGCTCCAGCTCATCCAGGACCCGGACGTGGCCGCCCGACTGCGAGCGGCCGTCCGGGCCTCGGAGCGCGGGGACTGA
- the dnaK gene encoding molecular chaperone DnaK, whose product MADDIAIGIDLGTSYSCVSVVQDGQPVVIPNEWGETTHASCVSFLEDGSVLVGNAAKKNIITSPEQTVYSAKRLIGRYYFSDEVKKAQAVMPYRIVEGENNSVRIAVGQRSYSLPEISALVLKEMKAVAETYLGREVSKAVVTVPAYFNDNQRQATKDAGRIAGLEVLRILNEPTAAALAYGFGRDVNQRIVVYDLGGGTFDVSILEIGKDVFEVLSTAGDTYLGGDDFDDRIMTWLADDFLAKTRLDVRQNKYCLQMLKEAAEKAKIDVGQTGTADILCQGICQDAQGNIMDLRGTLNQDQFNRMVMDLVQRTFKVCDEALQSARLTAADIDAVILVGGPTRLPIIRNSVKHYFQKEPLEGINPDQVVAMGAALQSHALLDSKTETFLVDVTPLTLRIGTVGGYTEKIIDKNTPVPIDRSKTFTTSRDGQEKVKIRVYQGESNRADECEMLGEFEFSGFRIGYRGEVKIEVTFEINTDGLVNVSACDTETGQKTSTTITLSSGMTEADIQKSIQSNRDTRLAGHNTNDLPAVAQ is encoded by the coding sequence ATGGCGGACGACATCGCAATCGGCATCGACCTGGGCACGTCCTATTCGTGCGTGTCGGTGGTCCAGGACGGCCAGCCCGTGGTCATCCCCAACGAGTGGGGGGAGACGACGCATGCCTCCTGCGTGTCCTTCCTCGAGGATGGCTCGGTGCTGGTGGGCAACGCGGCCAAGAAGAACATCATCACCAGCCCGGAGCAGACGGTCTATTCCGCCAAGCGGCTCATCGGTCGGTACTACTTCTCCGACGAGGTGAAGAAGGCGCAGGCGGTGATGCCGTACCGCATCGTCGAGGGCGAGAACAACTCGGTGCGCATCGCCGTGGGCCAGCGCTCGTACTCGCTGCCGGAGATCAGCGCGCTGGTCCTCAAGGAGATGAAGGCGGTGGCGGAGACGTACCTCGGGCGCGAGGTGTCAAAGGCCGTCGTCACGGTGCCGGCGTACTTCAACGACAACCAGCGCCAGGCCACCAAGGACGCGGGCCGCATCGCCGGGCTGGAGGTGCTGCGCATCCTCAACGAGCCCACCGCGGCGGCGCTGGCCTACGGCTTCGGCCGGGACGTCAACCAGCGCATCGTCGTCTACGACCTGGGCGGCGGCACGTTCGACGTGTCGATTCTGGAGATCGGCAAGGACGTCTTCGAGGTGCTGTCCACCGCGGGTGACACGTACCTGGGCGGCGACGACTTCGACGACCGCATCATGACGTGGCTGGCGGACGACTTCCTGGCGAAGACGCGGCTGGACGTGCGGCAGAACAAGTACTGCCTGCAGATGCTCAAGGAGGCCGCGGAGAAGGCGAAGATCGACGTGGGGCAGACCGGCACGGCGGACATCCTCTGCCAGGGCATCTGCCAGGACGCGCAGGGCAACATCATGGACCTGCGCGGCACGCTGAACCAGGACCAGTTCAACCGGATGGTGATGGACCTGGTGCAGCGCACGTTCAAGGTGTGCGACGAGGCGCTGCAGAGCGCGCGGCTGACGGCGGCGGACATCGACGCGGTCATCCTGGTGGGCGGCCCCACGCGGCTGCCCATCATCCGCAACTCGGTGAAGCACTACTTCCAGAAGGAACCCCTGGAGGGCATCAACCCGGACCAGGTCGTCGCCATGGGCGCCGCGCTCCAGTCGCACGCGCTGCTGGACAGCAAGACGGAGACGTTCCTGGTGGACGTGACGCCGCTGACGCTGCGCATCGGCACGGTGGGCGGGTACACGGAGAAGATCATCGACAAGAACACGCCGGTCCCCATCGACCGCTCGAAGACCTTCACCACCAGCCGCGACGGCCAGGAGAAGGTGAAGATCCGCGTGTACCAGGGCGAGTCCAACCGCGCCGACGAGTGCGAGATGCTGGGCGAGTTCGAGTTCTCGGGCTTCCGCATCGGCTACCGCGGCGAGGTGAAGATTGAAGTCACCTTCGAGATCAACACCGACGGCCTGGTGAACGTGTCCGCGTGCGACACGGAGACGGGTCAGAAGACGTCGACGACCATCACCCTGTCTTCCGGCATGACCGAAGCCGACATCCAGAAGTCCATCCAGTCGAACCGCGACACGCGGCTCGCCGGCCACAACACCAACGACCTGCCCGCCGTGGCCCAGTAA
- a CDS encoding deoxyhypusine synthase family protein — translation MAKTSSNPKKSLRAAYSGARKADPRPITGKEKPAELLAHAFSAYVGRQERTAFELMSQSMEQDASIFLTLSGAMTPAGLHQSCLIPLIEKGIISAITTTGANLYHDAHRIIGHAIREVNPNAGDLQYRLARIIRIYDLGFWEEALLDTDRLFSAIIRGPEFQKKMTTPEFHYLLGKAIYQIEKKLGVKQPSLLATAYKHAVPIWVGAVQDGSIFLNVVKLKRLLGDEFKFELDINDDVYSMAAMQHFCRHNGSKRLAIWILGGGVPKNYTLQGEPLLDQILNVPTTGFDIDVQFCVDPVDNGALSSCPAGEGHTWGKVSVEAVETGSVYVHCDVTAVFPWLTHALLNEPKNKRKPMRLMDRMADAISFLDGDVQKRRKSLMKTLDWSVEDAEPSTEGDAKKHEAFVR, via the coding sequence ATGGCCAAGACCTCCTCGAACCCGAAGAAGTCCCTTCGCGCCGCGTACTCCGGGGCGCGCAAGGCGGATCCCCGCCCCATCACCGGCAAGGAGAAGCCGGCGGAGCTGCTCGCCCACGCCTTCAGCGCCTACGTGGGCCGCCAGGAGCGCACGGCCTTCGAGCTGATGTCCCAGTCGATGGAGCAGGACGCCTCCATCTTCCTAACGCTGTCCGGCGCGATGACGCCCGCGGGCCTGCACCAGAGCTGCCTGATTCCCCTCATCGAGAAGGGCATCATCTCCGCGATTACGACGACGGGCGCCAACCTCTACCACGACGCCCACCGCATCATCGGCCACGCCATCCGCGAGGTGAACCCGAACGCGGGCGACCTCCAGTACCGCCTGGCGCGCATCATCCGCATCTACGACCTGGGCTTCTGGGAGGAGGCGCTGCTCGACACGGACCGGCTCTTCTCCGCCATCATCCGCGGCCCCGAGTTCCAGAAGAAGATGACCACCCCCGAGTTCCACTACCTGCTCGGCAAGGCCATCTACCAGATTGAGAAGAAGCTCGGCGTGAAGCAGCCGTCGCTGCTGGCCACGGCCTACAAGCACGCGGTGCCCATCTGGGTGGGCGCGGTGCAGGACGGCTCCATCTTCCTCAACGTCGTGAAGCTCAAGCGGCTGCTCGGTGACGAGTTCAAGTTCGAGCTCGACATCAACGACGACGTCTACTCCATGGCGGCCATGCAGCACTTCTGCCGGCACAACGGCAGCAAGCGGCTGGCCATCTGGATTCTGGGCGGCGGCGTGCCGAAGAACTACACGCTGCAGGGCGAGCCGCTGCTGGACCAGATCCTCAACGTCCCCACGACGGGCTTCGACATCGACGTGCAGTTCTGCGTGGACCCGGTGGACAACGGCGCGCTGTCCAGCTGCCCGGCCGGCGAGGGCCACACCTGGGGCAAGGTGTCGGTGGAGGCGGTGGAGACCGGCTCCGTGTACGTCCACTGCGACGTGACGGCGGTGTTCCCCTGGCTGACGCACGCGCTGCTGAACGAGCCGAAGAACAAGCGCAAGCCGATGCGGCTGATGGACCGGATGGCGGACGCCATCTCGTTCCTGGATGGGGACGTGCAGAAGCGCCGCAAGTCGCTGATGAAGACGCTGGACTGGAGCGTGGAGGACGCGGAGCCCTCCACCGAGGGCGACGCCAAGAAGCACGAGGCGTTCGTCCGCTGA
- the clpX gene encoding ATP-dependent Clp protease ATP-binding subunit ClpX, whose amino-acid sequence MESSARREEAVLTPREIFDRLDHFVIGQDAAKRAVAIAAHNHLKRVQARRLRRQSLIKKSNILLIGPTGSGKTHIARNLADILQVPFTTVDATEYTEAGYYGKDVEVMISDLLFKANHSVEDTQRGIIFIDEVDKIARRSQGARNGAGSRDIGGEGVQQALLKLLEGREVYVPLNVTQAWNKSDFVQVDTRDILFICAGTFSDLHEYGEEGGRALGFGAEEAAKRSRKRISTKQLVDFGMMAEFLGRLPVVVQLERLGEPELIRVLTEPPDSIIREFRELLAMDDIELEFADGGLREVVRYSVDRGLGARGLRSILEFIMADIMFDAPEHRRRRVEVDADFVRQRLVGLDSAQIGV is encoded by the coding sequence ATGGAGTCGTCCGCACGCAGGGAAGAAGCGGTGCTGACCCCGAGGGAAATCTTCGATCGGCTGGACCACTTCGTCATTGGCCAGGATGCCGCCAAGCGTGCGGTGGCTATCGCCGCTCACAATCACCTCAAGCGCGTTCAGGCGCGCAGGCTGCGCAGGCAGTCACTCATCAAGAAGTCGAACATCCTGCTGATTGGCCCCACCGGCAGCGGCAAGACGCACATCGCCCGGAACCTGGCCGACATCCTCCAGGTCCCGTTCACCACCGTGGACGCCACCGAGTACACGGAGGCCGGTTACTACGGGAAGGACGTGGAGGTGATGATTTCCGACCTCCTGTTCAAGGCGAACCATTCGGTGGAGGACACGCAGCGGGGCATCATCTTCATCGACGAGGTGGACAAGATTGCCCGCCGCTCGCAGGGCGCGCGCAACGGGGCCGGCAGCCGGGACATCGGCGGCGAGGGGGTGCAGCAGGCGCTCCTGAAGCTGCTGGAGGGCCGCGAGGTGTACGTGCCCCTGAACGTCACCCAGGCGTGGAACAAGAGCGACTTCGTGCAGGTGGACACGCGCGACATCCTCTTCATCTGCGCGGGCACGTTCAGTGACTTGCACGAGTACGGCGAGGAGGGCGGCCGGGCGCTGGGGTTCGGCGCGGAGGAGGCGGCGAAGCGCTCCAGGAAGCGCATCAGCACCAAGCAGCTGGTGGACTTCGGGATGATGGCCGAGTTCCTCGGCCGCCTGCCGGTGGTGGTGCAGCTGGAGCGGCTGGGGGAGCCGGAGCTCATCCGCGTGCTGACCGAGCCGCCCGACTCCATCATCCGCGAGTTCCGCGAGCTGCTGGCCATGGACGACATCGAGCTGGAGTTCGCCGACGGCGGGCTGCGCGAGGTGGTGCGCTACTCGGTGGACCGGGGGCTGGGCGCGCGCGGGCTGCGCTCCATTCTCGAGTTCATCATGGCGGACATCATGTTCGACGCGCCCGAGCACCGGCGCCGCCGCGTGGAGGTGGACGCGGACTTCGTGCGCCAGCGGCTGGTGGGGTTGGACTCGGCGCAGATTGGCGTCTGA
- a CDS encoding PAS domain-containing hybrid sensor histidine kinase/response regulator, translated as MSQAREARPSEETDDRYRALFESMDDGYCLMQLLFDEQDRPVDYRFLEVNATFEEQTGLRNAVGRTARELVPTLDESWFRLYGKVALTGETARFENHAPAMGRWFEVSASRAGRPELRQVALVFKNVTERKLAEAKLQESEARFRNMADHAPVMLWVTDAEARCTYLNKSWYEFTGQTEATGLGLGWLTAVHPDDAKRSAEVFLAANARRESFRLEYRLLRKDGEYRWAIDAASPRFGPDGEFLGYIGSVLDITDRRRVEQEREALLAREQEARAQAEEANRIKDEFIATVSHELRTPLSAMLGWVQILRAGTLLPEKRERALETIERNARAQAQLIEDLLDVGRILSGKFKLAVEPVRVGAVVEQAIETVRPAAEARDIRLQAALDSTSSVMGDAMRLQQVVWNLLSNAVKFTPKGGRVQVFVERRESSVDITIADTGQGITREFLPHVFERFRQADGGTTRRVGGLGLGLSIVKHLVEAHGGTVTASSEGEGLGATFVVRLPLSVAMRRELNVPSSLRVEAHGTELRCPPELAGLSVLVVDDEDDTRELLRALLEGCGARVRLASSSAGGLSAVREEAPDILISDIGMPEEDGYTFIRKVRALPSGDPARLPAVALTAYARMEDRARVLLSGFQNHLPKPVEPLELLAVLGSLAKRRKGGD; from the coding sequence TTGTCCCAGGCTCGCGAGGCCCGCCCCAGTGAGGAGACGGATGACCGGTATCGCGCCCTCTTCGAGTCCATGGATGACGGCTATTGCCTCATGCAGCTGCTCTTCGACGAGCAGGACCGGCCCGTCGACTACCGGTTCCTGGAGGTCAACGCCACCTTCGAGGAGCAGACGGGCCTGAGGAACGCGGTGGGCAGGACGGCGCGAGAGCTCGTCCCCACCCTGGATGAGTCCTGGTTCCGGCTCTACGGAAAGGTGGCCCTCACCGGGGAGACGGCCCGCTTCGAGAACCACGCTCCGGCGATGGGACGCTGGTTCGAGGTGTCCGCGAGCCGCGCGGGCAGGCCCGAGCTGCGCCAGGTGGCGCTCGTCTTCAAGAACGTCACCGAACGGAAGCTGGCGGAGGCGAAGCTGCAGGAGAGCGAGGCCCGCTTCCGCAACATGGCGGACCACGCGCCCGTCATGCTCTGGGTGACCGACGCCGAGGCCCGGTGCACCTACCTGAACAAGAGCTGGTACGAGTTCACCGGGCAGACCGAGGCGACGGGGCTGGGGCTGGGGTGGCTCACGGCCGTCCACCCGGACGACGCGAAGCGCTCGGCGGAGGTCTTCCTCGCGGCCAACGCGCGGCGGGAGTCGTTCCGGCTCGAGTACCGCCTGCTGCGCAAGGATGGCGAGTACCGCTGGGCCATCGACGCGGCCAGCCCCCGCTTCGGTCCGGACGGGGAGTTCCTGGGCTACATCGGGAGCGTCCTCGACATCACCGACAGGCGGCGGGTGGAGCAGGAACGCGAGGCCCTGCTGGCTCGCGAGCAGGAGGCGCGCGCCCAGGCGGAAGAGGCCAACCGCATCAAGGACGAGTTCATCGCCACGGTGTCCCACGAGCTCCGGACGCCGCTGTCCGCCATGCTCGGCTGGGTGCAGATACTGCGCGCCGGCACGCTGCTCCCGGAGAAGCGCGAGCGGGCCCTGGAGACGATTGAGCGCAATGCGCGCGCCCAGGCCCAGCTCATCGAGGACCTGCTCGACGTCGGCCGCATCCTCTCCGGGAAGTTCAAGCTCGCGGTGGAGCCCGTCCGCGTCGGCGCCGTGGTGGAGCAGGCGATTGAGACGGTGCGGCCCGCGGCCGAGGCGCGGGACATCCGCCTGCAGGCCGCGCTCGACTCCACGAGCAGCGTCATGGGTGACGCCATGCGGCTGCAGCAGGTGGTGTGGAACCTGCTGTCCAACGCGGTGAAGTTCACCCCCAAGGGCGGCCGGGTGCAGGTCTTCGTGGAGCGGCGCGAGTCCTCCGTGGACATCACCATCGCGGACACGGGCCAGGGCATCACCCGCGAGTTCCTCCCGCATGTCTTCGAGCGCTTCCGTCAGGCGGATGGCGGCACCACGCGGCGCGTGGGAGGGCTCGGGCTCGGCCTGTCCATCGTCAAGCACCTGGTGGAGGCGCACGGAGGGACGGTCACCGCCTCCAGCGAGGGCGAGGGCCTGGGAGCCACCTTCGTCGTGCGCCTGCCCCTCTCGGTGGCCATGAGGCGCGAGCTCAACGTGCCTTCGTCCCTGCGCGTGGAGGCGCACGGGACGGAGCTGCGCTGCCCGCCGGAGCTCGCCGGACTGAGCGTCCTCGTCGTCGATGACGAGGACGACACCCGGGAGCTGCTCCGCGCGTTGCTGGAGGGCTGCGGCGCGCGCGTGAGGCTGGCCAGCTCTTCAGCCGGAGGGCTGAGCGCGGTGCGAGAGGAGGCGCCGGACATCCTCATCTCGGACATCGGCATGCCGGAAGAGGATGGGTACACCTTCATCCGCAAGGTCCGGGCGCTGCCATCGGGAGACCCGGCCCGGCTTCCCGCCGTGGCGCTGACGGCCTACGCGCGGATGGAGGACCGAGCGCGCGTGTTGCTCTCCGGCTTCCAGAACCACCTGCCCAAGCCGGTGGAGCCGCTGGAGCTCCTGGCGGTGCTGGGCTCGCTCGCGAAGCGACGCAAGGGCGGGGACTGA